Proteins from a single region of Ensifer adhaerens:
- a CDS encoding TIGR00282 family metallophosphoesterase, with translation MRLLFLGDMVGKTGRTAVWERLPGLIGDLKLDFVIVNGENAAGGFGITEDIFLETINAGADVVTTGNHVWDQKEAVVFCERHDQFLRPANYPAGTPGRGSNLFFARNGARVLVANVMGRVFMHPELDDPFKSAEAILDACPLGEQADAIVFDFHAEATSEKQCFGHFVDGRASLVVGTHTHVPTADHQILNGGTAYMSDAGMCGDYDSSLGMDKEEPLNRFISKMPKGRFEAASGPATICGLGVEISDRTGLAEKVAPLRLGPRLTETIPDFWS, from the coding sequence ATGAGGCTTCTGTTTCTGGGAGATATGGTGGGCAAGACGGGCCGTACGGCGGTCTGGGAGCGGCTTCCGGGACTGATCGGTGACCTCAAGCTCGATTTTGTCATCGTCAACGGCGAGAACGCCGCCGGCGGTTTCGGCATCACCGAAGATATCTTCCTTGAGACGATCAACGCTGGCGCCGACGTGGTGACGACGGGCAATCACGTCTGGGACCAGAAGGAAGCGGTCGTCTTCTGCGAGCGGCACGACCAGTTCCTGCGCCCGGCCAACTATCCGGCCGGCACGCCCGGCCGTGGCTCCAACCTGTTCTTCGCCCGCAACGGCGCCCGCGTGCTGGTCGCCAATGTGATGGGCCGCGTCTTCATGCATCCGGAGCTCGATGACCCCTTCAAGTCGGCCGAGGCCATCCTCGACGCCTGCCCGCTCGGCGAGCAGGCGGATGCGATCGTCTTCGATTTCCATGCGGAGGCGACCAGCGAGAAGCAGTGTTTCGGCCATTTCGTCGATGGCCGCGCCAGCCTCGTCGTTGGCACCCATACGCACGTGCCGACCGCCGACCACCAGATCCTGAATGGCGGCACGGCCTATATGAGCGACGCCGGCATGTGCGGCGACTACGATTCCTCGCTCGGCATGGACAAGGAGGAACCGCTCAACCGGTTCATTTCGAAGATGCCGAAGGGGCGTTTCGAGGCCGCCTCCGGCCCGGCGACGATCTGCGGTCTCGGTGTCGAAATCTCCGACCGCACCGGCCTTGCCGAAAAGGTCGCGCCGCTGCGCCTCGGCCCGAGACTGACCGAAACGATCCCGGACTTCTGGTCCTAA
- a CDS encoding 5-formyltetrahydrofolate cyclo-ligase — translation MSPRDLKAALRKERLALRDAMSPEFRIEASLTMADHAGDVIALDPGHIVSGFWPIRSEVDIRPLMARLKQRGARLCLPAIVDKQTIIFRELLDGADIIATGFGTTGPGPEAPELDPDIMLVPLSAFDSTGHRIGYGAGYYDRAIDRLRNKGHLPKLIGIAFDCQEVASVPSEPHDVALDAVLTESGFRHF, via the coding sequence ATGTCACCGAGGGATTTGAAGGCAGCACTGCGCAAGGAAAGGCTGGCGTTGCGCGATGCGATGTCGCCGGAGTTCAGGATCGAAGCGAGCCTGACCATGGCCGATCACGCGGGTGACGTCATAGCACTCGATCCCGGGCACATCGTCTCCGGCTTCTGGCCGATCCGCTCCGAGGTCGACATCCGGCCGCTGATGGCGCGGCTGAAACAACGAGGCGCCAGGCTCTGCCTGCCCGCGATCGTCGACAAGCAGACGATCATTTTCCGTGAATTGCTCGACGGTGCCGACATCATCGCCACCGGCTTCGGCACCACGGGGCCTGGTCCGGAGGCACCGGAACTCGATCCGGATATCATGCTCGTACCGCTTTCCGCTTTCGATTCGACCGGCCACCGGATCGGCTATGGCGCCGGCTATTACGACCGCGCCATCGACCGGTTGCGCAACAAGGGTCACCTACCAAAGCTGATCGGCATCGCCTTCGACTGCCAGGAAGTGGCATCCGTCCCATCCGAACCGCACGATGTCGCACTGGATGCCGTACTGACCGAGAGCGGGTTTCGGCATTTCTGA
- a CDS encoding efflux RND transporter periplasmic adaptor subunit has translation MLSKWHLPMIVGASLSLLSAVGARAQDAQLPVVTVAKPVVRDVIDSDEFIGRFEPVDEVQVRARIGGYLDEVNFTDGALVKKGDKLFVIDQRPYRTALSQAESTLESARSTLEFADAQFKRTQSLTGTGTLSISTLDDHRRELLSAQALVRGSEAAVERAKLDLDYTTITAPLSGRVDRRLLSTGNLVQADQTVLTTIVSLDPIDFYFDVDERRLLSYARVARERGSALQEGGGSLEVLVTIADSNEEPFKGKLDFAENRVDPQSGTMRVRARLDNPNLVLQPGLFGRVQIEGSNTYKAVLIPDEAIGADQNERIVYEVTGDGTVVTKPVRLGPRLHGYRVIRSGMTGDETIVVNGLMRARPGTKVKPETIQLPPEGPTAAAPATGAAQ, from the coding sequence ATGTTGTCTAAGTGGCATTTGCCGATGATCGTCGGCGCTTCTCTTTCCCTTCTTTCCGCGGTTGGAGCCCGAGCACAGGACGCGCAATTGCCCGTCGTGACCGTCGCCAAGCCGGTCGTGCGTGACGTGATCGACAGCGACGAGTTCATCGGCCGGTTCGAGCCGGTCGACGAGGTGCAGGTCCGTGCCCGCATCGGCGGCTATCTCGACGAGGTCAATTTCACCGATGGCGCCCTGGTGAAAAAGGGCGACAAACTCTTCGTCATTGACCAGCGTCCCTATCGCACGGCCCTCTCCCAGGCCGAGTCGACCCTGGAATCGGCGCGCTCGACGCTGGAATTTGCCGACGCGCAGTTCAAGCGGACGCAGTCGCTGACGGGCACCGGAACGCTGTCGATCTCGACACTCGACGATCACCGCCGCGAGCTGCTTTCGGCGCAGGCGCTGGTGCGCGGCTCGGAAGCAGCGGTCGAGCGCGCCAAGCTCGACCTCGACTACACGACCATAACCGCGCCGCTCAGTGGTCGTGTCGACCGGCGTCTGCTTTCGACCGGTAATCTCGTACAGGCCGATCAGACCGTGTTGACGACGATTGTCTCGCTCGATCCGATCGACTTCTATTTCGACGTCGACGAGCGGCGATTGCTCTCCTATGCGCGGGTTGCCCGCGAACGCGGCAGCGCGCTGCAGGAAGGCGGCGGTTCACTGGAAGTGCTGGTCACGATTGCCGATTCCAATGAAGAGCCGTTCAAGGGCAAGCTCGACTTCGCCGAAAACCGTGTCGACCCGCAGAGCGGCACGATGCGCGTGCGCGCCCGTCTCGACAACCCGAACCTGGTGCTGCAGCCCGGCCTCTTCGGCCGTGTACAGATCGAAGGCTCGAACACCTACAAGGCCGTGCTCATTCCGGATGAGGCGATCGGCGCCGACCAGAACGAGCGCATCGTCTACGAGGTGACCGGCGACGGAACTGTGGTGACCAAGCCGGTGCGGCTCGGGCCGAGGCTGCACGGCTACCGGGTGATCCGCTCAGGCATGACGGGTGACGAAACCATCGTCGTCAATGGCCTGATGCGGGCGCGTCCGGGCACGAAGGTCAAGCCCGAGACGATCCAGTTGCCGCCCGAAGGGCCAACCGCGGCGGCGCCAGCCACGGGGGCGGCGCAATGA
- a CDS encoding cell division protein ZapA: protein MAQVTVSIDGKAYRMACEEGQEDHLIELATNFDQYVGHLKSQFGEIGDLRLTVMAGIMVMDELSEVNRRLKSLEAEVGNLTSGRDAAMSDQMKSEEALASALSEVTAQIHSIAAKLNGRATTSAS from the coding sequence ATGGCGCAGGTGACAGTATCGATCGACGGCAAGGCCTACCGGATGGCCTGCGAGGAAGGGCAGGAAGATCATCTGATCGAGCTTGCCACCAATTTCGATCAATATGTCGGGCACCTCAAGAGCCAGTTCGGCGAGATCGGCGATCTGCGCCTCACCGTCATGGCCGGAATCATGGTCATGGACGAGCTCAGCGAGGTGAACCGCCGGCTGAAGAGCCTCGAGGCCGAGGTTGGCAATCTGACCAGCGGTCGCGACGCGGCCATGTCCGACCAGATGAAGAGCGAGGAGGCGTTGGCCTCTGCGCTCAGCGAAGTCACGGCGCAAATCCACAGCATCGCCGCCAAGCTGAACGGCCGCGCCACGACATCGGCAAGCTAA
- a CDS encoding efflux RND transporter permease subunit encodes MRFAHFFVDRPIFASVLSIVLLIVGSIAYFQLPVAQYPEIAPPTIVVRAAYPGADANTVANTVATPLEQEINGVENMLYMSSYSTADGSMALTITFKLGTDLDQAQVLVQNRVSIAEPRLPEEVRRIGITTAKSSPDLMMVVHLLSPTERYDQLYVSNYARTRIRDLLVRLDGVGDVILFGEREYALRVWLDPEKLSAYGMTAGDVVQALREQNVQVSGGSIGGPPAPGDSAFQYTVTTDGRFSDARQFRYVIVKATESGRLVQLQDVARVELGAREYVNNSYLDGSPAVALGIFSRPGTNALDAAEQIQKVMTDVSRDFPEGLEYRIVYNPTEFISESINEVYKTIAEAAILVAIVVLVFLQSWRTAIIPIVAIPVSLVGTFAFLYAFGFSLNMLTLFGLVLAIGIVVDDAIVVVENVERNLARGMTPREASHVTMDEVGAAVIAISLVLTAVFVPTAFIPGIAGQFYLQFAVTISVATVISAFNSLTLSPALAAILLKPHENGHHESRNPLTRFGKALANGFNNGFDRMAEGYAWMVRKLVSTKTALAVALLVFIGLLGATWYMAQIVPRGFVPTMDQGYAIVVIQLPDGASLDRTDAVVKRASKIIEDVPGVKSAVAFAGFNGATFTNASNSGVVFASFESFEERLKHGQGANQIIGQLYGSLQSIQEAFIIAVPPPSVRGIGNSGGFKMQIMDRQSADMGRALGLAYQMMGAANQTEGLTGVFTTFSASSPQYFLAIDRDKARTLNVPIPNIFEALSINLGTSYVNDFNAFGRVYQVRAQADQQYRIERDDILALKVRSATGALVPMGTLVEIRDTAGPTLVQRYNMYVSVPIQGNPAPGVSTGTALDKMEALAAQILPQGTTFEWTELAFQERQTGNTAVFIFALSVVFVFLALSAQYESWVLPLAIILIVPLGVLAALVGVFLRGLDNNVLTQIGLIVLIGLAAKNAILIVEFARQGEDEGKTPIEAAVEASQLRLRPILMTAFAFILGVVPLMIATGPGAEMRQSLGTAVFSGMLGVTFLGLFLTPVFYVALRSFRRRKPAVVTEPATHPAE; translated from the coding sequence ATGAGGTTCGCTCACTTCTTCGTTGACCGGCCGATCTTCGCATCGGTGCTTTCGATCGTCCTTCTGATCGTCGGCAGCATCGCCTATTTCCAACTCCCGGTGGCGCAGTATCCGGAAATTGCGCCGCCGACCATTGTCGTGCGCGCGGCCTATCCCGGCGCCGACGCCAATACGGTTGCCAACACCGTGGCCACACCGCTCGAGCAGGAGATCAACGGCGTCGAGAACATGCTCTACATGTCCTCTTATTCGACCGCTGACGGTTCGATGGCGCTGACGATCACCTTCAAGCTCGGCACCGACCTCGATCAGGCACAAGTGCTGGTGCAGAACCGCGTGTCGATCGCCGAACCGCGCCTGCCCGAAGAAGTCCGGCGCATCGGCATTACCACGGCCAAAAGCTCGCCTGATCTGATGATGGTCGTGCACCTGCTCTCGCCGACCGAGCGCTACGACCAGCTTTACGTCTCTAACTATGCGCGCACGCGCATTCGCGATCTGCTTGTCCGACTTGATGGCGTCGGCGACGTCATCCTGTTCGGCGAGCGCGAATATGCGCTTCGCGTCTGGCTCGATCCGGAGAAACTGTCCGCCTATGGCATGACGGCCGGTGACGTCGTGCAGGCGCTGCGCGAACAGAACGTGCAGGTTTCCGGCGGCTCGATTGGCGGACCGCCGGCGCCCGGCGACAGCGCTTTCCAGTATACCGTCACCACCGACGGCCGCTTCAGCGATGCCAGGCAGTTCCGCTACGTCATTGTGAAGGCCACGGAAAGCGGCCGCCTCGTGCAGCTGCAGGACGTTGCGCGCGTCGAGCTCGGCGCCCGCGAATATGTCAACAACAGCTATCTCGACGGCAGCCCGGCGGTGGCGCTCGGCATCTTCTCGCGGCCTGGCACCAATGCGCTCGACGCCGCCGAGCAGATCCAGAAGGTGATGACCGACGTCTCGCGCGACTTCCCCGAAGGGCTCGAGTACCGGATCGTCTACAACCCGACCGAGTTCATCTCGGAATCGATCAACGAGGTTTACAAGACGATCGCCGAAGCGGCGATCCTCGTCGCCATCGTCGTGCTCGTCTTCCTGCAATCGTGGCGCACGGCGATCATCCCGATCGTGGCCATCCCCGTGTCGCTGGTCGGCACGTTCGCCTTCCTCTACGCCTTCGGCTTCTCGCTGAACATGCTGACGCTGTTCGGCCTGGTGCTGGCGATCGGTATCGTCGTCGACGATGCGATCGTGGTGGTGGAGAACGTCGAGCGAAATCTGGCGCGCGGCATGACCCCGCGCGAGGCTTCGCACGTGACCATGGACGAAGTGGGGGCTGCCGTCATCGCCATCTCGCTGGTGCTGACCGCCGTCTTCGTTCCGACGGCCTTCATCCCAGGCATCGCCGGCCAGTTCTATCTGCAGTTCGCCGTGACGATCTCGGTCGCAACTGTCATTTCCGCCTTCAACTCGCTGACCCTGTCACCGGCGCTGGCGGCAATCCTGCTGAAGCCACACGAGAACGGTCACCATGAGAGCCGTAACCCGCTGACACGCTTCGGTAAGGCCCTTGCCAACGGCTTCAACAACGGCTTCGACCGTATGGCCGAGGGCTACGCCTGGATGGTGCGCAAGCTGGTGTCGACCAAGACGGCACTCGCGGTGGCACTGCTTGTCTTCATCGGCCTGCTCGGCGCCACCTGGTACATGGCGCAGATCGTGCCGCGCGGCTTCGTGCCGACCATGGACCAGGGCTACGCAATCGTCGTCATCCAGTTGCCCGACGGAGCCTCGCTCGACCGGACGGACGCCGTGGTCAAACGCGCCTCGAAGATCATCGAGGACGTGCCTGGCGTGAAGAGCGCCGTTGCCTTTGCCGGCTTCAACGGTGCCACCTTCACCAACGCCTCCAACTCGGGCGTGGTCTTTGCCTCCTTTGAAAGTTTCGAAGAGAGGCTGAAGCACGGGCAGGGTGCCAACCAGATCATCGGACAGCTCTACGGCAGCCTGCAAAGCATCCAGGAAGCCTTCATCATCGCAGTGCCGCCGCCGTCTGTGCGCGGCATCGGCAACTCCGGCGGCTTCAAGATGCAGATCATGGACCGGCAGAGCGCCGACATGGGCCGCGCGCTGGGGCTTGCCTATCAGATGATGGGGGCCGCCAACCAGACGGAAGGCCTGACGGGTGTCTTCACCACCTTCTCCGCCTCCAGCCCGCAATACTTCCTGGCGATCGACCGCGACAAGGCGCGCACGCTCAACGTGCCGATCCCCAACATCTTCGAGGCGCTGTCGATCAACCTCGGGACGTCCTACGTCAATGACTTCAACGCCTTCGGCCGTGTCTACCAGGTGCGGGCGCAGGCCGATCAGCAGTACCGTATCGAGCGTGACGATATCCTGGCCTTGAAGGTTCGCTCCGCCACCGGCGCGCTGGTGCCGATGGGCACGCTTGTGGAGATCCGTGATACTGCCGGACCGACGCTGGTTCAGCGCTACAACATGTACGTTTCGGTGCCGATACAGGGCAACCCGGCACCGGGCGTATCGACGGGCACCGCCCTCGACAAGATGGAGGCGCTCGCCGCCCAGATCCTGCCGCAGGGCACGACCTTCGAGTGGACGGAGCTTGCCTTCCAGGAGCGCCAGACCGGCAACACCGCGGTGTTCATCTTCGCACTGTCGGTGGTCTTCGTGTTCCTGGCGCTTTCTGCCCAATATGAAAGCTGGGTACTGCCGCTCGCGATCATCCTGATCGTGCCGCTCGGTGTGCTCGCAGCGCTGGTCGGCGTGTTCCTCCGCGGCCTCGACAACAACGTGCTGACCCAGATCGGGCTCATCGTGCTGATCGGCCTTGCGGCCAAGAACGCGATCCTCATCGTCGAGTTCGCGCGGCAAGGCGAGGACGAGGGCAAGACACCGATCGAGGCGGCGGTGGAGGCGAGCCAGTTGCGCTTGAGGCCGATTCTGATGACCGCCTTCGCTTTCATCCTCGGCGTCGTGCCGCTGATGATCGCGACCGGCCCGGGTGCGGAAATGCGCCAGTCGCTCGGCACCGCCGTGTTCTCGGGCATGCTCGGTGTGACCTTCCTCGGCCTGTTCCTGACGCCGGTGTTCTATGTGGCCCTCAGGTCGTTCCGGCGGCGCAAACCGGCCGTGGTGACCGAGCCCGCCACCCATCCCGCGGAGTAG
- a CDS encoding LysR family transcriptional regulator, which yields MSLPLDSDLLRTFLAVVDTGNVTRAANIVGRTQSAVSMQIKKLEDMLGDALFERHSRGVVPTPQGLRLLDNARRIVTLLDDTAATMRQPALDGAVRIGIPEEYINSTLPKALGTFAAIHPGVEVTVQQGASMTNVAALEAGELDLAVVFEPGGRTKNEVLMMDPTVWVTSEKHRTDERRPLPIATYTYLEGGWCDDLAQRNLRKCRLESRVAYVSRTSGGLMAAVMSGLAIAPLARSSIPAGCRELTVDDGYEVIDHSNVVLRISKAGNGKDRIVEAMADAIRRAFAGD from the coding sequence ATGTCCCTCCCCCTCGACAGCGACCTGCTCAGGACCTTTCTTGCGGTCGTCGACACCGGCAATGTCACACGCGCCGCCAACATTGTCGGGCGCACGCAATCCGCCGTCAGCATGCAGATCAAGAAGCTCGAGGACATGCTCGGCGATGCGCTGTTCGAGCGCCACTCACGTGGCGTCGTGCCGACGCCGCAGGGATTGCGACTGCTCGACAATGCGAGACGCATCGTCACGCTGCTCGACGACACGGCCGCGACGATGCGTCAGCCCGCTCTCGACGGCGCCGTCCGGATCGGCATACCCGAGGAATACATCAACTCCACCTTGCCGAAGGCGCTTGGAACGTTCGCCGCCATCCATCCCGGCGTCGAAGTGACCGTCCAGCAGGGCGCGTCGATGACCAACGTCGCAGCGCTGGAAGCCGGCGAGCTCGATCTCGCTGTCGTCTTCGAACCCGGCGGGCGAACGAAGAACGAAGTTCTGATGATGGACCCGACCGTCTGGGTCACCTCGGAAAAGCACCGTACCGACGAGCGGCGTCCGCTGCCGATTGCCACCTATACCTATCTGGAAGGCGGCTGGTGCGACGACCTCGCCCAGCGCAATCTCAGGAAATGCCGCCTGGAAAGCCGCGTTGCCTATGTCAGTCGCACGAGCGGCGGCCTGATGGCGGCGGTGATGTCGGGCCTCGCCATCGCGCCGCTCGCCCGCAGCAGCATTCCGGCGGGATGCCGCGAACTGACGGTCGATGACGGCTATGAGGTGATCGACCACTCGAACGTCGTCTTGCGGATATCGAAGGCGGGAAACGGCAAGGACCGGATCGTCGAGGCCATGGCCGATGCCATTCGCCGGGCCTTTGCCGGAGATTGA